One Rhipicephalus microplus isolate Deutch F79 unplaced genomic scaffold, USDA_Rmic scaffold_12, whole genome shotgun sequence DNA segment encodes these proteins:
- the LOC142783788 gene encoding uncharacterized protein LOC142783788 yields the protein MSRTPKRRKLYLEPSFDGKELPRSTRYRASRLATDTSQVENVMSDGNAAADEPADNSPVRVWANDEVDECEESGPSDDEEALAENAKEDDRETDGSFDSDLSAEDIVTLVMDFAVNFGLAWTQVEHLMKLVSFLMKRKDLPDTKFLFKKFAGVSTDSMGFHFYCPNCICLLGECDGDLKKRKEFNATCTQCQQLYSGDTLTAQGSFFVTLPMGQQISSILSSQDTSRSLKNSLNALAHRSHAASMTDFTDGSLYLHQRKELGLGAMDITLTINSDGSPVFNSSKFSIWPVQTTINELPPGLRLKNVTVATLWYGQCHPDMTLVLEAFTKQMDSLTRSGIEWTCDGETFQSKVYCFAAVADAPARALMQNTVQYNGYFGCGWCLHPGKCIEGTVKYPISAEAPPDRTKEGMMQDMAEVHRTGVNVRGVKGPSPLINLVGFDIVWGFTPDYMHGVLLGVTRQFMELWMSGVGAPYYIGSPQLIRMVDERLCAIKPPQCITRLPRSVELRKFWKASEWQQWLLYYSLVCVHRILPGKYHKHFSLLVKAVYLLLGDTVSAKDIRDSTECLVQFVIQVQVLYSKKEMTSNVHLLLHLAKSVTMQGPLWAHSCFVFEAGLGKIKKLVTSAKGVPHQVMSRVLMASKVGAHNAAASEQVKNFLCSDLCNKEESLALLGKPRAVSESIHRIIEAQVPHQITGPVEEYDRVRISGRMFHSEQYQRPQKTNCTAVRLRDNMHAKIQHIVSVSCSDRKRIYFVSNSYVSSLCFGTTHISCVQKWVAQNVVEVDRQAAPCLWIDWNERQFFCNLANRFP from the exons ATGTCCCGGACGCCTAAACGACGGAAGTTATATCTAGAGCCATCCTTCGATGGGAAAGAGCTGCCCAGATCAACGCGGTACAGGGCGTCTCGCCTCGCGACTGACACTAGCCAAGTGGAAAACGTGATGTCTGATGGTAATGCTGCTGCAGATGAACCTGCTGATAATTCGCCAGTTCGCGTCTGGGCAAACGATGAAGTCGACGAGTGCGAAGAGTCGGGACCGAGCGACGATGAGGAAGCCCTGGCAGAGAACGCAAAGGAGGATGATCGTGAAACTGATGGCTCCTTTGACTCCGATTTATCTGCTGAAGACATCGTGACCCTAGTCATGGACTTTGCTGTTAACTTTGGCCTGGCGTGGACACAGGTAGAACACCTGATGAAACTAGTCAGTTTTTTAATGAAAAGAAAGGATCTCCCTGACACGAAGTTTCTGTTTAAGAAATTTGCGGGAGTCTCCACTGATAGCATGGGCTTTCATTTCTATTGTCCCAACTGCATTTGCCTTCTCGGCGAATGTGACGGGGACCTtaagaaaagaaaagaattcaATGCAACATGTACACAATGCCAACAGTTGTACAGTGGAGATACCCTTACTGCGCAAGGAAGTTTTTTTGTGACCCTTCCCATGGGGCAACAGATTTCTTCAATTCTTTCGTCTCAAGATACTTCCAGGTCACTTAAAAACTCTTTAAATGCACTTGCACATCGTTCACACGCCGCCTCTATGACAGACTTTACAGACGGAAGTTTGTATCTGCACCAAAGAAAAGAACTGGGTCTTGGCGCTATGGACATCACATTGACCATAAACTCGGATGGTAGTCCTGTGTTCAACTCATCCAAGTTTTCGATATGGCCCGTGCAGACGACAATTAATGAGTTGCCGCCCGGATTGCGTTTGAAAAATGTTACTGTTGCTACACTGTGGTATGGACAGTGCCACCCAGACATGACATTGGTGTTGGAGGCATTCACGAAGCAAATGGACTCGCTTACCAGGAGTGGTATCGAGTGGACATGTGATGGAGAGACCTTTCAATCAAAA GTCtattgtttcgctgctgtagccGATGCTCCAGCCAGGGCTCTGATGCAGAACACAGTCCAGTATAATGGATACTTTGGGTGTGGCTGGTGTTTGCACCCTGGCAAATGCATTGAAG GAACAGTCAAGTACCCTATAAGCGCTGAAGCTCCACCCGACAGGACTAAAGAAGGGATGATGCAAGACATGGCTGAAGTGCACAGGACTGGTGTTAATGTGCGAGGAGTTAAAGGGCCTTCCCCATTAATTAATTTGGTGGGGTTTGACATTGTGTGGGGCTTCACGCCTGATTATATGCATGGGGTTTTACTTGGTGTCACACGCCAGTTTATGGAGCTGTGGATGTCTGGTGTAGGCGCTCCATATTATATAGGGTCGCCACAGTTGATTAGGATGGTTGACGAAAGGCTTTGTGCCATTAAGCCTCCTCAATGCATCACGCGCCTGCCAAGATCTGTTGAACTGAGAAAGTTTTGGAAGGCAAGCGAGTGGCAACAGTGGCTGTTGTATTACAGCCTTGTTTGTGTTCACAGAATCTTGCCTGGCAAGTACCACAAACACTTTAGCTTGCTGGTGAAAGCTGTATACCTCCTACTTGGAGATACTGTCTCAGCCAAAGACATCAGGGATAGTACTGAGTGTCTTGTGCAATTTGTTATTCAAGTCCAAGTTCTCTACTCTAAGAAGGAAATGACTTCGAATGTACACTTGTTGTTGCACCTTGCAAAAAGTGTTACAATGCAAGGGCCACTCTGGGCACACTCTTGCTTTGTCTTTGAGGCGGGCTTAGGAAAGATTAAAAAGCTCGTCACTTCCGCTAAAGGAGTGCCTCACCAAGTGATGAGCAGAGTGCTTATGGCCAGCAAAGTTGGCGCACACAATGCAGCCGCTAGTGAGCAAGTTAAGAATTTCTTGTGCTCTGATTTGTGCAACAAAGAAGAGTCGCTGGCCCTTTTGGGAAAACCAAGAGCTGTCAGTGAGTCCATTCATAGAATTATTGAAGCGCAAGTCCCACACCAAATCACAGGGCCTGTTGAGGAATATGATAGAGTTCGCATCTCTGGACGCATGTTCCACAGCGAACAATATCAAAGGCCTCAAAAAACTAACTGCACAGCTGTACGACTGCGAGACAATATGCATGCTAAGATCCAGCATATTGTGTCAGTTAGCTGCAGTGACAGAAAAAGGATTTATTTTGTGTCTAACAGCTATGTTAGTTCTCTGTGTTTCGGCACAACACACATTTCATGTGTTCAGAAGTGGGTGGCACAGAATGTCGTCGAAGTGGACAGGCAGGCAGCTCCATGCCTGTGGATTGACTGGAACGaaaggcaatttttttgtaatcttgCCAATCGTTTCCCATAA